CAGCGAGAGGAAGCCCGGCCGGCCGCCCCACGGGCTGCGGATGGCCGCGCCGTGGCCGGTCGAGCCCCCCATCAGCGAGAGCTTCACGCCCCGGTAGGCGAGCTGGCCCTTCAGGCCCAGGTGCTGGGTGCTGAACGAGCCGCCGAGCAAGCGCTCATCGCCGATGCTGCTCTGGTGGGTGAGCTGCCCGCGCAGGATGAGGGAGAGTTCGTTCGCGAACGTGTGGCTCACCTGCGCCTCGCCGTACACGGTGTTCATCAGGTCCCAGGCCACGAGATTCAGCGCACCGATGTAAAAGCCCTCCCGCGGTGCCCAACGCGCGCCCACCACGCTGAGCCCGCGCTCGGCATCGACCCCCGCGGCTTCGGCCATCGAGGCGAACTCTCGCGAGCTGCGTCGCTTCATGTGGCTCACGTGGCCGGCCACGAATCCCACGTTCTCCGCCCGCCGCCGCAAGACGTAGGCCTGGAAGGTATTCGGGATCATTCGGCTGTCCTGGCCGTTCAGATACGGGAGGTCGAGCTTCTGGCGCCAAGCCCGAAAGGAGGTCTGATCGTCCAGGCGCAGATCCGCCCAGGCTTCGCCCAGCACGGTGAGGCCGGTTTGCCGCGGGCGCAGCATGAACAGGCCGTCGCGATCCTGGGGCCCGTAGAGCTTCTGCGAGGTGTGAAGGGTCGCGC
This window of the bacterium genome carries:
- a CDS encoding OprD family porin — protein: MSWRLGRWMMVVALLLPGAAPATDYVEAESTATERIEHATTPLTYALGRARERRAKRREWLKDAPPFWKDARLDLHSRTYGFERLDPDGARHETWATGGWLAFESGRFRERLAVGATLHTSQKLYGPQDRDGLFMLRPRQTGLTVLGEAWADLRLDDQTSFRAWRQKLDLPYLNGQDSRMIPNTFQAYVLRRRAENVGFVAGHVSHMKRRSSREFASMAEAAGVDAERGLSVVGARWAPREGFYIGALNLVAWDLMNTVYGEAQVSHTFANELSLILRGQLTHQSSIGDERLLGGSFSTQHLGLKGQLAYRGVKLSLMGGSTGHGAAIRSPWGGRPGFLSLMREDFDRAGERAFGLGLDVDFARVGADGWSGFLRFARGRGGENAASGVELPTRWELDATLDYRPETGLLENFWLRLRFATLNERGASRTGRDVRVIVNYDIPIL